The Acipenser ruthenus unplaced genomic scaffold, fAciRut3.2 maternal haplotype, whole genome shotgun sequence genome includes the window tccctgtgtgtgtgtgagaccctgagcaagtcactgaacctccttgtgctccgtccttcggatgagacgtcaaacaaacaagctcctattggaagtgactctgcagcagccactgactccctgtgtgtgtgtgtgaccctgagcaagtcactgaacctccttgtgctccgtccttcggatgagacgtcaaacaaacgaggtcctattggaagtgactcagcagcagcagcagcagttgttgatgatgcagagttcacccccctagtctccaagtcgctttggataaaagtgtctgcttaAATCACTCAATAATACAGCTCTACCTAGAAttgaaatataatacaaaaaaatgtaattgtatgtaaaaataatgtgatatcttgtaacaattgtaagtcgcccctgTATGTAAATATAGATAATTTATATTCTTGAATAACTTGCAGGTTCTGTCCTTGAGAAACGGGGACTGTTGACAACAAAGCAGCCTTTCATTGTGCAAGAAAATtagtccatattaatatttgggatgtatggtactttcaatggagagatattgagcacagagtttaggtgggttAGATGGAATTCAGAGccagcaaatatgaccatttatggccATTTGTTGAAAgggtctctgttctgctctgttttggTTGCATGGGAGGATGGGAGAATCTAGAGATAAGCGATGCATGAATGTTTGTGAGGCTTGGGGTCTGGCCACGTACACAGGTTTAGGTGGGGGAGGGTCTCAAATGATGTCATTATAGGCGAGTGTTTGATGTTATTAAAAAGCAGCCATTGTCTGGGgcacagattccatccgctgTGACCCAGATCATGTGTCTCTGTTTTCTTCAcatagttctattcttgtatcACACCAATAAACATATGTTTgactttcactaatattgtttttcagttttcatcaatttttccCTAGAATAGCTTTGCATCGTTTCAGTATCCATACACAATCCAGCAGTGCAAAAGTTGACCCATTGCAAAGTGCATTTATACTGAATGTCAATCTGGTACAAGCTTTTCTTTCAAGACTGTTAGGAAATGCTACTCAAACACCAGACAATAAAAGAGCTCTCATTCTGTTcaattacaatattttacatttatttttgcagAAATGTAAACCCAACTCTCTTCCACAAGATGAACAAGAAACCCTAAAGGCTGCTTTACTGACAGTCCCAGCTGAAGTAAGCCAGAGCACAGGAGAGTCTGGAGTAGAGGATGAACCTTTCCACCATGGTGAGAAATTGAAGGTGAAAGTCGTATGGAAAAGAAGATGGAATGGAAGGATCGCAAAACAACATGTGTGATCtgacctaactttttttttttaaaaatgtatttgtttatttagcagacgcctttatccaaggcgacttacagagagtcgggtgtgtgaactatgcatcagctgcagagtcacttacaactacgtctcacccgaaagacggagcacaaggaggtgaagtgacttgctcagggtcacacaatgagtcagtggctgaggtgggatttgaaccggggaccacttggttacaagccagtttctttaaccactggaccacacagcctcctataattggggggggggggggggacaagggGCTCCATTCAAAGGTTCAGCGGTTCCAACTCGTGTAGAGAGCAACCGGACCTCCTTCCAGAGTTTTCCTGAGTCCTGGAGGAGATGGAGGTATAAAGTCAAGGCTTTTTAATCAGACTCCTTTTCCAGGTGAACTAACAAAGCTATAGAAAGCAGGGAAGATGGGAGAAAGATcggtttgtaaatatatattggtTCAGATGTATACATTGGTTCCAAATTTgtcaacaaattatatatatacactacacaATGATAAACCTGAATTCATAGAATGCTCCAACCCCGTTTTCTGCTAccattaaaacagcatttaatatGTCAAGCTGTGGCTACCTGATAAACAAAACCCCAGACCCTCTCCCCGGCTTCTATTTAAAATCAGACAAGAAATAAGACACGGGATATTCGGGAGAATCGATCCCCAGGATCTGGCAGATGCTGAGCAGCTGGAGCCTCGCGGCGTCTCTATCCTGGCTCTGACAGGCCACGTTGCAATAGACATTCTCGTACTCGCTCGAGACCAACCTGTCGCTGAAATGGTTGAGACGGATCACCCCTCGGGAGTGCAGGAGACGCAGCATCTCCAAGTTGGTGGTGGTCCTCAGGGCGCAGAGATGCTGGGAGACGATACACATGACCCCGATGAGGTGGCACAGCGGCGGGGAGGCTTCGGGGATCCTGGGGCGGAGCCCGCAAGCCACCGCGAAAGCAGCGAAGAGGATGTCGGCCCCGTAGACCGCCCGGATCCAGTCGCGGAGGTAGAAGCCGCCCATCCTGGCGTTGATCTCGATGAGCCTGGGTCCCGTGGGGGTCATCTTCATCTCCACGTTGAAGACTCCGTCTGTCAGACCGCAGCCCAGGCAGCAGCGGAGGGCAGCTTCGACCAGCTGAGCCCGCTTGTCCGGGCGGAGGTAGCTGGGCATGGCGGCGGCCGTCTCGGTGAAGCCAGGGACCCTAGTGGGGCCGTTGTCGGAGATGAAGGCGGCCACTTTCTGCCCGTCGAAGAGGACCAGGTCAACGTCATGCTCCGTGCCCGAGAGGTACTCCATCAGGGTCATGGCGTTGCCCCAGCCTAGCCCGATGCCTGGATAGTCGGTCTCTTCCCGGAGGTCGCTGGAGATCTTCTCAAAGTGGGCTTGGCATTCTTCCGCAGAGTCGACGCGTTTCGCTCCCACCGCCCCGGACCCGTACTCCAGCTTCATGACGGCCGGGAAAGAAACGAGCCGGGCTGCCTTCTCCACATCGGCGCGGGACTCCAGGTGGTAGCAGGGCACGGCGTAGATGTGAGGGGAGGGGGTCCAAACGGGGCGGGAAGGAAGAGGTAAAGGTAGAGGAGAATCCGGGAAGAGATCGGAAATTCTATCGACGGGTGTGGCTTTTTCCGACGAAGGATCCCGGACAGGATTGCCGGACAGCTTGGTGAGATTCGCTCGGTTGTTGGCGATGTCGGAAATGGTTTTGTTGgaaggagaagcagaaggagaATCAGCGATGGTGGTGGATCCGTTTGAGGGCTCCACGGTTCGGATCAGggaggagaggtgaggagaggagTAGCAGCAGCCGGGAGTGGGTTCTAGGGATGAGAGGGGAGGGCAAGGAGGAGAGCCGGTGGTTTTGGGTTGCAGGGAAGAGGGTCGGAGGAAGTCGGCCAGGCTGGGTTCCTCAGGGGCCCCCTCCAGCAGGCAGAGGTGGGTTTGGCTCTTCTGTTTGGCGGTCCGCACAGCCGGGGCGGGGCTGCTCCGGAGGCCCAGTTGCTCGCAGACCAGCGCCGCCAGCACCACACAGTGTTCGCAGAAAGTGAGGCAGCCGTCGGGGCGGATCCCGCGCTTGCACAGGGCCTCGCAGATCCGGGAGCAGTTCTCCGAGTCCTGCCTGTGGTCGGTCAGGTCCAGGTGGATGAAGGTGTTGACCAGGCCGGCCGCGAAGTGAGTGGGGTTGGACTCCACGAGGTGGATCTGtgtggaggagagaggggggtacGAATCAGGAGGAGAAAAGcatgcgagagagagagagagagagagagagagagagagagagagagagagagagcagagtgGAGAATAGGAAGGAAAGAGTGAGAGAGGTGGAGGATAAGAATGaaagaaggaaagagagagaatgTTGGAGAAGGAAAgagggaaagaaaagaaaagagggAGAGAGTACAGGGTGGAGGATGagaatgagagaaagaaagagggagagagagaaggctgGAGAAGGaaagatggatagagagaagggtGGATAAGAataagagagaaagggggagaaggagagagaaagagggagagaaaggaagagaaagtggcagaaataaagaaaagggggacagagagagatggagagagaagcATTGTAACTAACGTAACCCCGACTCACCTTCAGTCCGAAGTCTCTCGCTGACTCCCACACGAAGGTCTTGCTGACTCCCCCCGCGCCGATGATCAGCAGGTCCCGCCCCTCCATGATGTAGCGCTGGGAGCGGTTGAGGGGCGTGTGCAGCAGAGCCCCGCCCCCGGACAGGaagagcctgcagctctccaggcaGCGAGACGGCTTGAGACCCAGGCAGAAAGGGGTGACCACCTGACCAGAGCATGAGAGGAGCATGTCTACtcctgagggagagggagagggagagggttagGGGAGGGTTAAAGtcaaacctgctgaacaatgttacgttaacacattgaattacatacaagcgctttgtagttttccatgtacttaatgaaagaaaaactgaaaaattgaaaaaatgaaatactactGAAATACATACAACTAGATtactccctcctcctccccctttcCAAGCTCCCTGATTGGCTTACCTATCATGTCCGTCTGCGCGGCCCGGCCCCCCCGTTGCTCCGGCGACAGccccgcctccatctccatggcgACGCGGAGGCAGGTTTCAGCAGTGCTCTTCACCTGGCTGTGTATGCTGGAGCACTGGGCCGGGTCAGAGAGGCCCCAATCCTGCAGAGTGGTCTCTAGAGACTGAAGAGGGGAGGAGCCATGCCGAATAGGACTGTCTGAACGACCCACACTGCACAccaactgagagaggagagagaagagagaggagagagaggagaggagagagaggagagaagggagagaggagagagaagagaggagaagggagaggagaggagagagaagaggggagagagaagagaggggaatTTAGGAGAGAGACAGATATGGGACCTTTTCATTCTCCCTCCTGCCACCTTGCCCTCTCCTTAGCTCCATCCTCCCCAGATCTTTCCCTCCCTCttctcctcttccctctctcgCTTCTCCTTATATGCCTCAATCCACATCCCCTGGCTTCTCCTCCCTTCTTTCCCCAGTTCCCAAACAGgattcccctcccctctcctcctctcaccTGGTTGAGCAGGGGCAGTCCCTCGGGAGATCGGGTCACCACGGCACACATCCGAAAAGAGAGGTCAGGACGAGGGACATTCACAcctgatagagagagaggggcagggaAAGAGGGGGAAATAGGGGAGAAAGAGTGAGATAGATAGGAGAAGGgaagagagggatagagaggagAAGGGTTGAGAAATATGGAAATTattggagaggggagaggagatggGGGTTACAGATGAAAGAGAGTGGGATAGGAAGAgaggggggagtgagagagagggggtgggggttacagagaggagagcgagagggggtatagagagagagagggggttctGTTAAGACATTGTATAATGAACCAAACAAGGTAATCTTTACCATCGTTTGGAGAGATTAAAAAGGAATTGTATAATTGAATCTCTTACCTCTGGGTCTATGGCCCGGGGAGGCAGGGGGTGGGGGTAGGGGGGTGTATGtgatgggaggggggggggtctgattcaaatctctctctttttttgttttgcatttttttattttttttttacaagcaaaaggagaagaaaaaagCTCCCCAAAAAATGGATTTTATTTTCAAGAAAACATTTCCTTCCAATTATTTAATTAACCCCTCGtatttgaaaaggaaaaaaaaaacaagaagatgCAAAACACAAAACGAGGCACGAAAACACACCGAGAGCGCTGAAAAGAACTTGagatgtatattttgttttagtttttgcgAAATTAACGTCCGTTTCACCTCTTAACTAAAGAGTTCCTTCAAGACTGCTGTAAACGCTTTGCAAAGACGGCCCTGCAGTTGTTTCTGAAGCAATGGATTTGAATGCATTTCCCAGGCGACAGGGACATGGTTGAAAAAGAGGGTGCTGCATATTTCTCTTAAATCCAGAGACCACCTTAGCCTGTTCAGTTAGGGGGACGGGGAGGAG containing:
- the LOC117970752 gene encoding carnosine synthase 1-like; the protein is MSAVKRSLEPHPCEFSPFGKASPHPLIIPQPEPQEGLGEAERGRERVGQLYKLLQKTLREAGLPETQDRTREPARVSSNSDITICVLGSPLPYLSLLLEGGREAPGEVFLCLSPSWLSRSPSPLHPGLSSLFLHRGVSFELGGRTSLEDFRPPRRVTYLLPVVGKEGQEVTREADCPMGSSSRLAELLGDTLLTRVLLERNRVRCPPTLGLMYRPPRSYQTEGTTVTAVSLTEREGQGELVQREVLKFLESLAMEPYSKVVLKPSGGRWSGSQRPVRFLEKQDCEAVRREVCSLLPLLEEGETALLEAFCPTMTPVSPVLTQTWDAYRRVNVPRPDLSFRMCAVVTRSPEGLPLLNQLVCSVGRSDSPIRHGSSPLQSLETTLQDWGLSDPAQCSSIHSQVKSTAETCLRVAMEMEAGLSPEQRGGRAAQTDMIGVDMLLSCSGQVVTPFCLGLKPSRCLESCRLFLSGGGALLHTPLNRSQRYIMEGRDLLIIGAGGVSKTFVWESARDFGLKIHLVESNPTHFAAGLVNTFIHLDLTDHRQDSENCSRICEALCKRGIRPDGCLTFCEHCVVLAALVCEQLGLRSSPAPAVRTAKQKSQTHLCLLEGAPEEPSLADFLRPSSLQPKTTGSPPCPPLSSLEPTPGCCYSSPHLSSLIRTVEPSNGSTTIADSPSASPSNKTISDIANNRANLTKLSGNPVRDPSSEKATPVDRISDLFPDSPLPLPLPSRPVWTPSPHIYAVPCYHLESRADVEKAARLVSFPAVMKLEYGSGAVGAKRVDSAEECQAHFEKISSDLREETDYPGIGLGWGNAMTLMEYLSGTEHDVDLVLFDGQKVAAFISDNGPTRVPGFTETAAAMPSYLRPDKRAQLVEAALRCCLGCGLTDGVFNVEMKMTPTGPRLIEINARMGGFYLRDWIRAVYGADILFAAFAVACGLRPRIPEASPPLCHLIGVMCIVSQHLCALRTTTNLEMLRLLHSRGVIRLNHFSDRLVSSEYENVYCNVACQSQDRDAARLQLLSICQILGIDSPEYPVSYFLSDFK